In Vanrija pseudolonga chromosome 4, complete sequence, a single window of DNA contains:
- the XPR1_1 gene encoding Xenotropic and polytropic retrovirus receptor 1 has product MKFGQYLNDNATPEWKRAYIDYRACKKQIKRITARLEQADPEAADAGDSSGDDDHGPSKPKGQRPPSTPGAASVTVGSGAATTSPATGAATPGAAAPDAKPPAAAGDTLSPSTTRSTYHTPASGLSSTGKSPGYGAMGTSPRLASASGGVPLPPAPTHPPPLHLGEPALQSPTAPAAVEPAAASAQRGKLPRRLTGKGAAGAASPGRVNFSPVVHAYPAEVDISEGGDSGRAETSPDDASHADTASTGGETAPLKRTTSSVHRSPGRTKASPRPKRSPSALHAGFSPQFQIVSPRVQPSAGLSTSGVSDAPSGSKSLRSFKLPSPRLQPRTASTFDELYETLAPDEQAFFDLLDHELDKVESFYHARELEAVRKGNELRQQLKELAEHRRVFHREYPQGTRDWEVAMGLAIPASTNQAIERAVESALHFRNPFKHHDGDNDTPASGKSASDTPNGNGHGENGGGRKSRDGDDKAARAAAARQYDPERYQKYKRDLRGAMLEFYRHLELIKNYRILNLTGFRKALKKFEKATKIVCLELYTDDRIAPCSFARGEVIEGLIKETEDLFTEHFEHGDGKRARDRLRRQDENHTHYLSMLRSGIMLGLGLPPAVLAIVKSYDPETRRAIPAWDALLTIYAALYLPVLFAMLFELNLCAFVEARINYEFVMELSRPTLDFRSYLEMPTFFFMTLSYCFFFSFYRVATHNVAPTTWPAAWLVLIVVFFLNPLPIFRRRSRYWFLHVLWRVITPGYSRVEFIAFFIADELNSLVYTIQNVYFLSCVYGNHWPDNAYGVCPSGTSWPYALLGALPPLVRLIQCLKRYHDSGLQIHLVNGGKYCSSILSGCLFIWWRSQGERRAHTSFVVWIIFATVSSIYTSAWDLIVDWSLLRPGYKLLRPDLGYAHPIVYYFAMVTNIIVRFIWVWYIPNTVIHPRLRSWMFALFEMLRRWQWNFFRVETEHLGNADAYRVTREIPLPYRRVDDDGSEDDIAATKKSLARRASTNPIAVKLRKMKHSLVGKDTSGRGPDALPVGARGNFAQREYEARRPGDGDDDRESELSAV; this is encoded by the exons ATGAAGTTTGGGCAGTACCTCAACGACAACGCCACGCCCGAGTGGAAGCGCGCGTACATCGACTACCGGGCATGCAAGAAGCAGATCAAGCGCATCACTGCGCGGCTGGAGCAGGCCGACCCGGAGGCCGCGGACGCCGGCGATAgctcgggcgacgacgaccacggcccgtccaagcccaaggggcagcgcccgccctcgacccCCGGCGCAGCGTCTGTCACcgtcggcagcggggcggccaccacctcccccgccacgggcgccgcgacgcccggcgccgctgcgccagacgccaagccgccggcagcggcgggggacACGCTCagcccctcgacgacgcggtcgacgtaCCATACCCCGGCGTCTGGATTGTCTAGCACCGGC AAGAGCCCAGGTTACGGCGCGATGGGGACGAGCCCCCGcctcgcgtcggcgagcggcggcgtgcccctGCCCCCGGCGCCAACACACCCGCCCCCGCTACACctcggcgagccggcgctcCAGTCGCCTACGGCACCCGCGGCGGTGGAACCAGCCGCAGCGTCAGCGCAGCGCGGCAAGCTCCCGCGGCGGTTAACGGGCaagggcgcggcgggggcagcgtcGCCCGGCCGCGTCAACTTCTCGCCCGTCGTGCACGCGTaccccgccgaggtggacatcagcgagggcggggacAGCGGGCGGGCCGAGAcgtcgcccgacgacgcctcgcacgccgacacggcgagcacgggcggcgagacggcgccgcTCAAGCGGACCACCAGCAGCGTGCACCGCTCACCCGGCCGCACCAAGGCCAGCCCGCGCCCCAAGcgcagcccgtcggcgctgcacgccggcTTCAGCCCCCAGTTCCAGATCGTCAGCCCCCGCGTCCAGCCCAGCGCTGGGCTGTCGACGTCTGGCGTTAGCGACGCGCCTAGCGGCTCCAAGAGTCTTC GCTCGTTCAAgctcccctcgcctcgcctgcAGCCACGCACGGCGAGCACGTTTGACGAGCTGTACGAGACGCTCGCACCCGACGAGCAGGCCTTCTTCGACCTGTTAGACCACGAGCTGGACAAGGTTGAGTCGTTCTACCAtgcccgcgagctcgaggccgtccgCAAAGGCAACGAGCTGCGCcagcagctcaaggagctgGCCGAGCACCGCCGTGTCTTCCACCGCGAGTACCCGCAGGGCACGAGAGATTGGGAGGTGGCCATGGGCCTTGCTATCCCGGCCAGCACCAACCAGGCGattgagcgcgccgtcgagtcgGCACTCCACTTCCGCAACCCGTTCAAGCACCACGATGGAGACAACGACACGCCGGCCTCAGGAAAGAGTGCCTCCGACACGCCGAACGGTAACGGCCATGGAGAAAATGGTGGCGGCCGCAAGTCTCGCGATGGAGACGACAAGGCTgcgagggccgcggcggcgagacaGTACGACCCCGAGAGATACCAAAAGTACAAGCGGGACTTGCGTGGTGCCATGCTCGAGTTCTACCGCCACCTCGAACTGATCAAGAACTATCGC ATTCTCAACCTCACGGGTTTCCGAAAGGCGCTCAAAAAGTTTGAGAAGGCGACCAAGATTGTGTGTCTCGAGCTGTACACCGACGACCGGATCGCGCCGTGCTCCTTTGCGCGCGGTGAGGTCATCGAGGGCTTGATCAAGGAGACTGAGGACCTGTTCACCGAGCACTttgagcacggcgacggcaagcgAGCGCGCGATAGACTTCGGAGGCAGGACGAAAACCACACGCACTACCTCAGCATGCTGAGATCAGGCATCATGCTCGGCTTGGGACTTCCGCCTGCCGTGCTTGCCATTGTCAAGT CGTACGACCCCGAGACTCGGAGGGCCATCCCAGCGTGGGATGCCCTGCTTACGATCTACGCGGCACTCTACCTCCCCGTCCTCTTTGCCATGCTGTTCGAGCTGAACCTTTGCGCAttcgtcgaggcgcgcatcAACTACGAGTTCGTCATGGAGCTGTCTCGCCCGACGCTCGACTTTAGGTCATACCTTGAG aTGCCGACCTTCTTCTTCATGACACTCAGCtactgcttcttcttctcgttcTACCGTGTTGCGACACACAATGTGGCGCCGACAACGTGGCCCGCTGCGTGGCttgtcctcatcgtcgtcttcttcctcaACCCGCTACCCATCTTCCGCCGGCGGTCACGATACTGGTTCCTTCATGTCTTGTGGCGCGTCATCACGCCAGGTTACTCTCGCGTCGAG TTCATTGCTTTCTtcatcgccgacgagctcaacaGTCTGGTCTACACGATCCAGAACGTCTACTTCCTGTCCTGTGTCT ACGGCAACCATTGGCCAGACAATGCGTACGGTGTCTGCCCGTCTGGCACCTCGTGGCCGTACGCCCTCCTTGGCGCACTTCCCCCGCTCGTCCGTCTCATCCAGTGTCTGAAGCGTTATCACGACTCGGGCCTCCAGATCCATTTGGTCAAC GGTGGAAAATACTGCAGCTCGATTCTGTCCGGATGTCTCTTTATCTGGTGGCGCAGCCAGG GTGAACGCCGAGCGCATACCTCCTTCGTCGTCTGGATCATTTTTGCCACCGTGTCCTCGATCTACACTTCGGCATGG GACCTGATTGTCGACTGGAGTCTCCTGCGACCGGGGTACAAGCTCCTGCGCCCGGACCTCGGGTACGCCCACCCGATCGTCTACTACTTTGCAATGGTCACCAACATTATCGTCCGCTTCATCTGGGTCtg GTACATCCCCAACACGGTCATCCACCCGCGCCTCCGATCCTGGATGTTTGCGTTGTTTGAGATGCTCCGGCGCTGGCAGTGGAACTTTT TCCGTGTCGAGACCGAACACCTCGGTAACGCCGACGCGTACCGCGTCACGCGTGAGATTCCGCTGCCGtaccgccgcgtcgacgacgacggctccGAAGACGACATTGCTGCGACCAAGAAGagccttgcgcgccgcgccagcaccaACCCCATCGCTGTCAAGCTTCGCAAGATGAAGCACAGCCTCGTGGGCAAGGACACGTCGGGACGCGGGCCTGACGCCTTGCCtgttggcgcgcgcggcaacTTTGCCCAGCGCGAGTACGAGGCTCGTCGgcccggcgacggcgacgacgaccgcgagaGCGAGCTGAGCGCAGTGTAG
- the GRDP2 gene encoding Glycine-rich domain-containing protein 2, with amino-acid sequence MFLDRLKTGLARKHSGDVSPGAPSPSHSPSPLSPVDSTHRKKAPTPSRSSSKDAHRSVLDLSPRDYDPATLLPASIQVGGYAVRPLVSIAQVRDHLALFGAFFALASSAGPEFHRVADHAAFEYERWASTILPGRVVASASSQSTGSSSGSGSSSTPAGSPASPSSPLTAAELPPLDVLMCWHAHLLNPAQYARDLEGTYAALHDVPFPLAEAAAAVRDHTLPAQLDQRWGGNELRTMHSISGWTPPDISAAVQRQARIVATAQEQGWFDPRFSASAEGMAVFQRCIVRYHAWLDLMAAVDGHPFLPPTLDIEIAWRTHQLRGQRYRTETARLIGAPLDRERFDDAGLRRAEKLWKTRFRHDYLGPGSQPRGGTPLGGGARGGVRAPSRSQTL; translated from the exons ATGTTTCTTGACCGCCTCAAGACGGGCCTGGCGCGCAAGCACAGCGGCGATGTGTCCCCTGGCGCGCCATCTCCGTCCCACTCCCCGAGCCCGCTCTCGCCTGTCGACAGCACACACCGCAAGAAGgcgcccacgccgtcgcgcagcagTTCGAAAGACGCCCACCGCtccgtcctcgacctcagcCCGCGCGACTACGACcccgcgacgctgctgccggcgagTATACAGGTCGGGGGGTACGCTGTCCGCCCGCTCGTCAGCATAGCGCAGG TCCGcgaccacctcgcgctcttcggcgccttcttcgcccTCGCTTCCTCTGCCGGGCCCGAGTTCCACCGCGTAGCGGACCACGCGGCGTTCGAGTACGAACGCTGGGCGTCGACTATCCTGCCCGGGCGCGtcgtggcgagcgcgagcagccagagcacaggcagcagcagcggcagcggcagctcgtcgacgcccgcgGGGTcccccgcgtcgccctcgtccccgctgacggccgccgagctgcccccgctcgacgtgctcatGTGCTGGCACGCGCACCTGCTCAACCCTGCCCAgtacgcgcgcgacctcgagggcacATATGCGGCCTTGCACGACGTGCCATTCCCCCTTgccgaggcagcagcggcggtaCGTGACCACACGCTGCCTGCACAGCTCGACCAGCGGTGGGGCGGCAACGAGCTCCGCACGATGCACTCCATCTCCGGGTGGACGCCGCCGGATATCTCGGCCGCCGTCCAGCGCCAGGCGAGGATCGTCGCTACGGCCCAGGAGCAGGGGTGGTTCGACCCCCGGTTCAGTGCCAGCGCCGAAGGGATGGCCGTGTTCCAGCGCTGCATTGTACGGTATC ACGCCTGGCTCGACCTCATGGCCGCAGTCGACGGCCACCCCTTCCTCCCACCGACGCTCGACATTGAGATCGCATGGCGCACGCACCAGCTCCGCGGGCAGCGGTATCGCACCGAGACTGCGCGCCTCATCGGCGCTCCCTTGGACCGCGAGCGCTTCGACGACGCagggctgcggcgcgccgaaAAGCTGTGGAAGACACGGTTCCGGCACGACTACCTCGGACCCGGGAGccagccgcgcggcggcacgcctCTTGGGGGTGGAGCCCGCGGAGGCGTGCGGGCTCCATCACGAAGCCAGACGTTGTGA
- the XPR1_1 gene encoding Xenotropic and polytropic retrovirus receptor 1, protein MKFGQYLNDNATPEWKRAYIDYRACKKQIKRITARLEQADPEAADAGDSSGDDDHGPSKPKGQRPPSTPGAASVTVGSGAATTSPATGAATPGAAAPDAKPPAAAGDTLSPSTTRSTYHTPASGLSSTGKSPGYGAMGTSPRLASASGGVPLPPAPTHPPPLHLGEPALQSPTAPAAVEPAAASAQRGKLPRRLTGKGAAGAASPGRVNFSPVVHAYPAEVDISEGGDSGRAETSPDDASHADTASTGGETAPLKRTTSSVHRSPGRTKASPRPKRSPSALHAGFSPQFQIVSPRVQPSAGLSTSGVSDAPSGSKSLRSFKLPSPRLQPRTASTFDELYETLAPDEQAFFDLLDHELDKVESFYHARELEAVRKGNELRQQLKELAEHRRVFHREYPQGTRDWEVAMGLAIPASTNQAIERAVESALHFRNPFKHHDGDNDTPASGKSASDTPNGNGHGENGGGRKSRDGDDKAARAAAARQYDPERYQKYKRDLRGAMLEFYRHLELIKNYRVSWGCTKFAERRQILNLTGFRKALKKFEKATKIVCLELYTDDRIAPCSFARGEVIEGLIKETEDLFTEHFEHGDGKRARDRLRRQDENHTHYLSMLRSGIMLGLGLPPAVLAIVKSYDPETRRAIPAWDALLTIYAALYLPVLFAMLFELNLCAFVEARINYEFVMELSRPTLDFRSYLEMPTFFFMTLSYCFFFSFYRVATHNVAPTTWPAAWLVLIVVFFLNPLPIFRRRSRYWFLHVLWRVITPGYSRVEFIAFFIADELNSLVYTIQNVYFLSCVYGNHWPDNAYGVCPSGTSWPYALLGALPPLVRLIQCLKRYHDSGLQIHLVNGGKYCSSILSGCLFIWWRSQGERRAHTSFVVWIIFATVSSIYTSAWDLIVDWSLLRPGYKLLRPDLGYAHPIVYYFAMVTNIIVRFIWVWYIPNTVIHPRLRSWMFALFEMLRRWQWNFFRVETEHLGNADAYRVTREIPLPYRRVDDDGSEDDIAATKKSLARRASTNPIAVKLRKMKHSLVGKDTSGRGPDALPVGARGNFAQREYEARRPGDGDDDRESELSAV, encoded by the exons ATGAAGTTTGGGCAGTACCTCAACGACAACGCCACGCCCGAGTGGAAGCGCGCGTACATCGACTACCGGGCATGCAAGAAGCAGATCAAGCGCATCACTGCGCGGCTGGAGCAGGCCGACCCGGAGGCCGCGGACGCCGGCGATAgctcgggcgacgacgaccacggcccgtccaagcccaaggggcagcgcccgccctcgacccCCGGCGCAGCGTCTGTCACcgtcggcagcggggcggccaccacctcccccgccacgggcgccgcgacgcccggcgccgctgcgccagacgccaagccgccggcagcggcgggggacACGCTCagcccctcgacgacgcggtcgacgtaCCATACCCCGGCGTCTGGATTGTCTAGCACCGGC AAGAGCCCAGGTTACGGCGCGATGGGGACGAGCCCCCGcctcgcgtcggcgagcggcggcgtgcccctGCCCCCGGCGCCAACACACCCGCCCCCGCTACACctcggcgagccggcgctcCAGTCGCCTACGGCACCCGCGGCGGTGGAACCAGCCGCAGCGTCAGCGCAGCGCGGCAAGCTCCCGCGGCGGTTAACGGGCaagggcgcggcgggggcagcgtcGCCCGGCCGCGTCAACTTCTCGCCCGTCGTGCACGCGTaccccgccgaggtggacatcagcgagggcggggacAGCGGGCGGGCCGAGAcgtcgcccgacgacgcctcgcacgccgacacggcgagcacgggcggcgagacggcgccgcTCAAGCGGACCACCAGCAGCGTGCACCGCTCACCCGGCCGCACCAAGGCCAGCCCGCGCCCCAAGcgcagcccgtcggcgctgcacgccggcTTCAGCCCCCAGTTCCAGATCGTCAGCCCCCGCGTCCAGCCCAGCGCTGGGCTGTCGACGTCTGGCGTTAGCGACGCGCCTAGCGGCTCCAAGAGTCTTC GCTCGTTCAAgctcccctcgcctcgcctgcAGCCACGCACGGCGAGCACGTTTGACGAGCTGTACGAGACGCTCGCACCCGACGAGCAGGCCTTCTTCGACCTGTTAGACCACGAGCTGGACAAGGTTGAGTCGTTCTACCAtgcccgcgagctcgaggccgtccgCAAAGGCAACGAGCTGCGCcagcagctcaaggagctgGCCGAGCACCGCCGTGTCTTCCACCGCGAGTACCCGCAGGGCACGAGAGATTGGGAGGTGGCCATGGGCCTTGCTATCCCGGCCAGCACCAACCAGGCGattgagcgcgccgtcgagtcgGCACTCCACTTCCGCAACCCGTTCAAGCACCACGATGGAGACAACGACACGCCGGCCTCAGGAAAGAGTGCCTCCGACACGCCGAACGGTAACGGCCATGGAGAAAATGGTGGCGGCCGCAAGTCTCGCGATGGAGACGACAAGGCTgcgagggccgcggcggcgagacaGTACGACCCCGAGAGATACCAAAAGTACAAGCGGGACTTGCGTGGTGCCATGCTCGAGTTCTACCGCCACCTCGAACTGATCAAGAACTATCGCGTAAGTTGGGGGTGCACGAAGTTTGCTGAACGACGACAGATTCTCAACCTCACGGGTTTCCGAAAGGCGCTCAAAAAGTTTGAGAAGGCGACCAAGATTGTGTGTCTCGAGCTGTACACCGACGACCGGATCGCGCCGTGCTCCTTTGCGCGCGGTGAGGTCATCGAGGGCTTGATCAAGGAGACTGAGGACCTGTTCACCGAGCACTttgagcacggcgacggcaagcgAGCGCGCGATAGACTTCGGAGGCAGGACGAAAACCACACGCACTACCTCAGCATGCTGAGATCAGGCATCATGCTCGGCTTGGGACTTCCGCCTGCCGTGCTTGCCATTGTCAAGT CGTACGACCCCGAGACTCGGAGGGCCATCCCAGCGTGGGATGCCCTGCTTACGATCTACGCGGCACTCTACCTCCCCGTCCTCTTTGCCATGCTGTTCGAGCTGAACCTTTGCGCAttcgtcgaggcgcgcatcAACTACGAGTTCGTCATGGAGCTGTCTCGCCCGACGCTCGACTTTAGGTCATACCTTGAG aTGCCGACCTTCTTCTTCATGACACTCAGCtactgcttcttcttctcgttcTACCGTGTTGCGACACACAATGTGGCGCCGACAACGTGGCCCGCTGCGTGGCttgtcctcatcgtcgtcttcttcctcaACCCGCTACCCATCTTCCGCCGGCGGTCACGATACTGGTTCCTTCATGTCTTGTGGCGCGTCATCACGCCAGGTTACTCTCGCGTCGAG TTCATTGCTTTCTtcatcgccgacgagctcaacaGTCTGGTCTACACGATCCAGAACGTCTACTTCCTGTCCTGTGTCT ACGGCAACCATTGGCCAGACAATGCGTACGGTGTCTGCCCGTCTGGCACCTCGTGGCCGTACGCCCTCCTTGGCGCACTTCCCCCGCTCGTCCGTCTCATCCAGTGTCTGAAGCGTTATCACGACTCGGGCCTCCAGATCCATTTGGTCAAC GGTGGAAAATACTGCAGCTCGATTCTGTCCGGATGTCTCTTTATCTGGTGGCGCAGCCAGG GTGAACGCCGAGCGCATACCTCCTTCGTCGTCTGGATCATTTTTGCCACCGTGTCCTCGATCTACACTTCGGCATGG GACCTGATTGTCGACTGGAGTCTCCTGCGACCGGGGTACAAGCTCCTGCGCCCGGACCTCGGGTACGCCCACCCGATCGTCTACTACTTTGCAATGGTCACCAACATTATCGTCCGCTTCATCTGGGTCtg GTACATCCCCAACACGGTCATCCACCCGCGCCTCCGATCCTGGATGTTTGCGTTGTTTGAGATGCTCCGGCGCTGGCAGTGGAACTTTT TCCGTGTCGAGACCGAACACCTCGGTAACGCCGACGCGTACCGCGTCACGCGTGAGATTCCGCTGCCGtaccgccgcgtcgacgacgacggctccGAAGACGACATTGCTGCGACCAAGAAGagccttgcgcgccgcgccagcaccaACCCCATCGCTGTCAAGCTTCGCAAGATGAAGCACAGCCTCGTGGGCAAGGACACGTCGGGACGCGGGCCTGACGCCTTGCCtgttggcgcgcgcggcaacTTTGCCCAGCGCGAGTACGAGGCTCGTCGgcccggcgacggcgacgacgaccgcgagaGCGAGCTGAGCGCAGTGTAG